In Gemmatimonadota bacterium, the genomic window GCCTGGCGGAAGATCTCGGTCAGGCGGACCACCGGGAGACGGCCGGCGTCGATCATGTCCCGGAGGACGTTGCCCGCCCCTACGGAAGGCAACTGGTCGACATCACCCACCATGACGAAGCGGACGGAGGTCTTCACGGCCCGCAGCACGGCGTTCATCAGGACCGTATCCACCATGGATGACTCGTCGAGTATGACCAGGTCCGCTTCGAGCCGGTTGTCCTGGTCGCGGCCGAACTCCATGAGCCCCGGGTTGAACTCGAGCAACCGGTGGATCGTTTTCGCCTCGGCGCCGGTCACCTCGGCAAGCCGCTTGGCAGCCCGGCCCGTCGGCGCGGCCAGCAGCACCTTCGCGCCCACGCGGTTGAACAGGTAGACGATGCCCTGCACACAGGTGGTCTTGCCGGTCCCCGGTCCGCCCGTAATCGCCAGGACGCTCCGCGATGCCGAGGTGTGTATCGCCTCGCGCTGTTCCGCGTTGAAGGCGATGCTGCGTTCCTTTTCGATGTGCTGGATGTGTTCGTCGATGCGTTCGGGGGGCGGCGGGGAGCGGGGATGATCGACCAGGCGTGCGATATGCCTCGCAATGCCCTGCTCGGCGTAGTAGAGGGGCTGGAGATAGACCCGGTCTTCGTCGCGAAGGACGACCTCGGCCCGGACCAGGGCTTCGATGCCGGCGGGAATGGTATCGGCGTCGACCTCGAGTACGGCGGCGCTTTCCTCGGTGAGGGTTTCCAGGGGCACGAAAACGTGACCGTCGTCAGCCTGCGCATCGAGGACGTACCGGATGCCGGCCTCGACCCGGGCGGGTGCTCCCGGATCCACCCCCAGGTTCATGGCGATCTTGTCGGCGGTCTTGAAACCGATGCCCCAGATGTCCGTGGACAGGCGGTACGGGTTCTCCGTGACCTGCCTGATGGCCTCGTTGCCGTAGGCCTTGTAGATCTTCACCGCGTAGGCCATGCTCACGTCGTGACCGAGCAGGAACTGCATGACATCCTGGATGTGCTTCTGTTCCTCCCAACCGGATCGGATGACGTCGACGGTCTTCTTCGCGATGCCCTTCACCTCGGACAGCCGGCCGGGCGTCTTCTCGATGACCTCGAGGGTGTCCTCGCCGAAGTGATCTACGATCATTGCGGCCTTGGCCGGGCCCAGTCCCTTGATGAGTCCCGAGCCCAGGTACTTCCGCATGCCGTCCGTGGTCGTGGGCTGGATCGACTTTGATTCGACAATCTTGAACTGCTTGCCGTACTGCTTGTGGGTTACCCAGAACCCGGAGACTTCGACGCGCTCGCCCGGCGCGATCTTCGCCAGTTCGCCCGTGACGGTCAGCAGGCCGTCCCGCGTGGCCGCACGCGCCAGGTTCTCGGCGGTCCTGCAGGCGTCCGGTTCGGCGCGCAGCCGCGCCACCGTGTAGCCGGTCTCCTCGCTCTGGTAGGTGATGCGCTCGATGGTACCGGTGAGTATGTCCATGCCTGACCGGAGTATAGGCGCCTAGCGCTCGTCACTGGCGTAGACGACGGCGTCTTCCGCCTTGGCGTAGGTAAACAGTTCATCCCCGGAGAAGAAGCGGGGCACTTCGTCCCGCGCCGTTTCCAGGGAGTCGGAAGCGTGCACCAGGTTGCACTGAACGCTCATGCCGAGATCGCCGCGTATCGTGCCCGGGGCGGCCTGCCTGGCGTTCGTCACGCCGCACAGGCTCCGCACGACGTCCACGGCGCCGACGCCTTCCAGGCACAGCGCCACGACCGGCGTTTCCTGCATGAAGGACTTGATTCGGGGGAAGAAGGGCTTGTCGGACAGGTGCGCGTAATGCTCGTTCAGGATCCCATCGGTCAGCTGCATCATCTTGAGACCGGCGACCTTGAGCCCCTTGCTTTCGAATCGGCCGGCGATGAGGCCGATCATTCCGCGCTGCACGGCATCCGGCTTGATGAGAACAAGCGTTCGTTCCACGGATTGATTCTCCTTTAAATGTGAGTCGAAACAATGGTTTAAAGCCTCGTGCAAAGCCTTGTGCAAAGCCTTGTGCAAAGCCACGTGCAATGTAGGCGGCGGCCCCCGGAGTGTCAACGGAAATGCCCCCTTTGCAAATCGCTTCGATGGCACAAAATTGCGGTGGACATTTCGAGATCCGGCCCGTATAATGTCGGTGGACTTCATCTACATACAATCGGGGCAAGGCCATGTGGGAAGACGATGAAATTCGCGAGGAGTGCGGTGTCTTCGGCGTTTATGGCGACCCCGCAGCCGCACGGCTGACCTTCCTGGGGTTGTATGCCCTCCAGCACCGCGGCCAGGAAAGCTCCGGCATGGCGGTCTCAGACGGCCATCACATCGCATCCCACCGGGCCATGGGCCTGGTCAGCGAAGCCTACGAACACGGCGAACGGGTGAACGACCTCGATGGCCACATGGCCATCGGCCACAACCGGTATTCCACCACCGGCACGTCCAACGTCGACAACGCGCAGCCCTTTATGGTCAACTTCAAGCGCGGACAGTTGGCCACCGCCCACAACGGCAATTTCACCAACACTGGCACGCTGCACCTGTCGATGGAAGAGTCCGGTTCCATTTTCCGCACCTCGTCCGACAGCGAGATCGTCCTCCACCTCATCGCGCGATCGAACGAAGCCGATCTGCCCGGCATGATCGCGGACGCCCTGCGCCAGGTCGAGGGCGCCTATTCCATCGTGTTCCTGTCCGAATCGCAGCTCATCGGCGTCCGGGATCCCCGCGGATTCCGACCCCTGTGCCTGGGACGCCTGGGTGATGCCTACGTGCTCGCATCGGAGACCTGTGCCTTCGACATCATGAAGGCGGAATACGTCCGTGAAGTGAAACCCGGCGAAATGGTCGTCATCGACGAAGAGGGCATCCGGTCCTTCTTCCCCTTCGAAGCGGCGGAACCGGCCGCCTGCATCTTCGAGTACATCTATTTCGCCCGGCCCGACAGCAAGGTATTCGGAGAAAACAGCGACAAGTTCCGCCGGCGCTTCGGCCGCCAGCTGGCGGAGGAACACCCGGTGGAGGCCGACATCGTCATCGCCGTGCCGGATTCGGCCACGACCGCCGCGCTGGGCTACTCGGAGCAGTCTGGCATCCGGTTCGAAATCGGCCTGATCAGGAACCACTACGTGGGGCGGTCCTTCATCGACCCGGACCAGTCGATGCGCGAATTCACGGTGAGACTGAAGTACAATCCCGTCCAGGGCGTGCTGCGGAACCGGCGCGTGGTCCTCGTGGACGATTCCATCGTGCGGGGAACGACCCTCAATCAACTGGTCAGGCTGATACGCGGCGCGGGGGCGTCCGAGGTGCATGTGCGGATCAGCAGTCCTCCCATCCGCCATCCCTGCTACTACGGGATCGACATGCAGAGCCGGGGCGAGCTCATCGCCTCGCAGACCCGGGTGGAGGAGATCCGCCAGTATCTCGGGGCGGACAGTCTGGGCTACCTGTCCATCGAAGGCATGGTGAAGACGGGTAAGGAGTATGGAAAGCCCGGGGTGGGCTACTGCACAGCCTGCTTCAGCGGGGACTACCCGGTCATCCCGGAAGATTCGCTCAGCAAGCTCATGCTGGAATCGTGACGGCCGCGGCGCCGGCCCATCCGCTCAGGGTCGCCTGCGCACTGAGGTGCCATTCCTGCGTGCGCCAGGCGCATCACGACATTTCCGATTCCACCTTCTCCTTCTTTTCCCGGTCCGGGAAATAACTCAGGATCGTGGACAGGGTATCCCGCAACCCGGTCCTGGGCACGACCTGGTCGACGAAACCCTTGGTCAGGAAGAACTCCGCGGTCTGGAACCCCTCCGGCAGGCTCGATCCTATCGTCTGTTCAATCACCCTTCCGCCGGCGAAGCCCATCATGGCGCCCGGCTCGGCCAGGGTGAAGTCTCCCAGCGAAGCGTAGCTCGCCATCACGCCGGCCATGGTCGGATTCGTGATCACGACGACAAAGGGGATCTTCTTCTCCGACAGGCGGTTCAACCAGAGGGAAGTCTTCGCCATCTGCATGAGGGAGAGGATGCCTTCCTGCATGCGCGCGCCGCCAGACGTGGCGACCACGAGCAGCGGGATCTCCAGGTCGAGGGACCGCCTGATGGACCGTGTAACCTTCTCGCCGACCACGGAACCCATGCTCCCGGCCAGA contains:
- the ndk gene encoding nucleoside-diphosphate kinase; the encoded protein is MERTLVLIKPDAVQRGMIGLIAGRFESKGLKVAGLKMMQLTDGILNEHYAHLSDKPFFPRIKSFMQETPVVALCLEGVGAVDVVRSLCGVTNARQAAPGTIRGDLGMSVQCNLVHASDSLETARDEVPRFFSGDELFTYAKAEDAVVYASDER
- a CDS encoding ATP-dependent RecD-like DNA helicase, whose amino-acid sequence is MDILTGTIERITYQSEETGYTVARLRAEPDACRTAENLARAATRDGLLTVTGELAKIAPGERVEVSGFWVTHKQYGKQFKIVESKSIQPTTTDGMRKYLGSGLIKGLGPAKAAMIVDHFGEDTLEVIEKTPGRLSEVKGIAKKTVDVIRSGWEEQKHIQDVMQFLLGHDVSMAYAVKIYKAYGNEAIRQVTENPYRLSTDIWGIGFKTADKIAMNLGVDPGAPARVEAGIRYVLDAQADDGHVFVPLETLTEESAAVLEVDADTIPAGIEALVRAEVVLRDEDRVYLQPLYYAEQGIARHIARLVDHPRSPPPPERIDEHIQHIEKERSIAFNAEQREAIHTSASRSVLAITGGPGTGKTTCVQGIVYLFNRVGAKVLLAAPTGRAAKRLAEVTGAEAKTIHRLLEFNPGLMEFGRDQDNRLEADLVILDESSMVDTVLMNAVLRAVKTSVRFVMVGDVDQLPSVGAGNVLRDMIDAGRLPVVRLTEIFRQARESSIVMNAHRVNRGEMPDTKNRNQGDFFFINEPDPAAGADQITELLTDRLPRKYGLDPFNDIQVLTPMYRGDIGVDQLNQKLQQVLNPSGASLKRGDRELRVGDKVLQTRNNYGKMTFNGDIGRITHIDPDDQAVDIAFQDSVRYDYGELDELVLAYAISVHKSQGSEYPAIILPLYSTHYIMLQRNLLYTALTRARALAVLVGTPKALAIAVKNNRVVERYTGLREALGELIGDRTGSLPGLTP
- the purF gene encoding amidophosphoribosyltransferase is translated as MWEDDEIREECGVFGVYGDPAAARLTFLGLYALQHRGQESSGMAVSDGHHIASHRAMGLVSEAYEHGERVNDLDGHMAIGHNRYSTTGTSNVDNAQPFMVNFKRGQLATAHNGNFTNTGTLHLSMEESGSIFRTSSDSEIVLHLIARSNEADLPGMIADALRQVEGAYSIVFLSESQLIGVRDPRGFRPLCLGRLGDAYVLASETCAFDIMKAEYVREVKPGEMVVIDEEGIRSFFPFEAAEPAACIFEYIYFARPDSKVFGENSDKFRRRFGRQLAEEHPVEADIVIAVPDSATTAALGYSEQSGIRFEIGLIRNHYVGRSFIDPDQSMREFTVRLKYNPVQGVLRNRRVVLVDDSIVRGTTLNQLVRLIRGAGASEVHVRISSPPIRHPCYYGIDMQSRGELIASQTRVEEIRQYLGADSLGYLSIEGMVKTGKEYGKPGVGYCTACFSGDYPVIPEDSLSKLMLES
- the accD gene encoding acetyl-CoA carboxylase, carboxyltransferase subunit beta — encoded protein: MAWFERRQRGLSPQKRKEIPKGLWVKCDKCDAMLYKAELERDFNVCAHCGYHFKIGHQGYISLIMDPDSFEETDTDLRTVDPLEFKEKENYPDYMKRYQKRTGMMEAVISGTGRIEGRLVSLSIHDGSFLAGSMGSVVGEKVTRSIRRSLDLEIPLLVVATSGGARMQEGILSLMQMAKTSLWLNRLSEKKIPFVVVITNPTMAGVMASYASLGDFTLAEPGAMMGFAGGRVIEQTIGSSLPEGFQTAEFFLTKGFVDQVVPRTGLRDTLSTILSYFPDREKKEKVESEMS